The genomic segment ACTGTTCGTGGTAGTTTGGATACAGCGGGTGTTAAAGATCGTAAGCAGAGCCGTTCTAAGTACGGTGCTAAACGCCCTAAAGCAGCTTAATTAATTAGAGAGAAGATTTATGCCACGTCGTCGCGAAGTGCCAAAACGTGAAGTGCTACCAGATCCAAAGTACGGTAACACTGACATTTCCAAATTTGTAAACGTTATTATGGATTCAGGTAAAAAATCTGTTGCAGAACAGATTGTTTATCGTGCCATGGCCGCCATTTCCACTAAATCAGGAAAGGATCCATTGGAAGTGTTTGTGACTGCCCTAAATAACGCAAAGCCCATTGTTGAGGTTAAGAGTCGGCGTGTTGGAGGGGCTAACTATCAAGTGCCAGTTGAAGTTCGCGCTAGTCGCCGTACGGCCTTGGCTATGCGCTGGTTGCGCGAAGCAGCCAGAAAACGTAGTGAGAAGTCTATGGGTCTGCGTTTGGCTGGTGAATTAATAGATGCCGCTGAAGGACGCGGTGGCGCAATTAAAAAGCGTGAAGAAGTTCACCGTATGGCTGAAGCTAATAAAGCTTTTGCGCATTATCGTTTTTAAGTTAGGAGTTGATCTGCTGCCAACTCTAAGGCGTCAAGCAGATATCGACAACACTAGTTGTATCCTAACTGTTAAGTAAAGGCGCCTTGGGCTCAGTATAAAGACTGGGCCCAAGGTGTATTAATTGAAACAATCGGAAGGTAAATAAATTGGCTCGCAAAACTCCTATTGAGCGTTATCGTAATATTGGTATATCTGCCCACATTGATGCGGGTAAAACAACCACCACTGAACGTATACTGTTTTACACTGGCGTCTCGCATAAAATAGGTGAGGTGCATGACGGTGCTGCTACCATGGATTGGATGGAGCAAGAGCAGGAGCGTGGAATTACTATCACTTCAGCTGCTACCACCTGTTTTTGGCGTGGTATGGAAGGTAAGTTCCCGGAGCACCGAATCAATATTATTGATACTCCTGGGCACGTAGATTTCACTATTGAAGTGGAGCGCTCCATGCGTGTATTAGATGGCGCCTGCATGGTATACGATTCTGTGGGTGGTGTTCAACCTCAGTCGGAGACAGTGTGGCGACAGGCTAACAAATACGGCGTTCCCCGCTTAGCCTTCGTTAATAAAATGGATCGTGTAGGGGCTGACTTTTTTAAAGTATACAACCAGATTCGTGAACGTTTGCGTGGTAACCCTGTACCTGTTCAGGTTCCCATTGGTGCAGAAGATAAATTTGCCGGAGTGGTAGATTTAGTTCGCATGAAAGCAATCTTGTGGGATGAAGCTTCGCAAGGCATGAAATTTGAATTTCTAGAAATTCCTGCTGATTTGCAAGAAGTGGCTCAAGAGTGGCGTGAAAAAATGGTGGAAGCAGCTGCTGAAGCCTCTGAAGAGCTAATGAACAAGTATCTTGAGTCGGGCGAACTCACTGAAGAAGAGATTCGCTTAGGTATTCGCACCCGTGCCATTGCAGGTGAAATCGTACCTATGCTTTGTGGTAGTGCGTTCAAAAATAAGGGCGTACAGGCCATGTTGGATGCGGTAGTAGAATACTTGCCTTCACCCATTGATATTCCTCCTGTGGATGGAGAATTGGAGAATGGTCAAATGGGCGAGCGTAAAGCCTCTGATGATGAGCCCTTCTCAGGTTTGGCCTTCAAAATTATGACGGATCCATTCGTAGGTCAGTTAATTTTCTTCCGTGTATACTCTGGGGTAATTAACTCAGGCGACACTATTTATAACCCTATTAAGGGTAGAAAAGAGCGTGTTGGACGTATTTTGCAGATGCATGCAAACCAACGTGAAGAGATCAAGGAAGTTCGTGCAGGGGATATCGCCGCTGCAGTAGGGCTAAAAGAAGCGACTACCGGAGACACATTATGTGATCCGCAGCACGTTATTACTCTTGAAAAGATGATATTTCCTGAGCCCGTTATCTCGCAAGCAGTTGAGCCTAAAACCAAGGCAGATCAAGAGAAGATGGGTATTGCGCTGAATCGCTTAGCACAAGAAGACCCCTCTTTCCGTGTACACACCGATGAAGAATCAGGTCAAACCATTATCTCTGGTATGGGTGAATTACATTTAGAGATTATTGTTGACCGTATGAGACGAGAGTTTGGTGTTGAAGCGGGGGTAGGTAAACCTCAGGTGGCTTACCGTGAAACGATTCGCAGTAAAGTGGATAATGCAGAAGGTAAATTTATCAAGCAGTCTGGAGGCCGGGGTCAGTATGGTCACGTAGTCTTGAAAGTTGAGCCCAATGAAGCAGGTAAAGGTTTTGAATTTGTGGATGCGATTAAGGGTGGCGTAGTACCGCGCGAATTTATTCCTGCTGTTGAGAAAGGTTTAGTTGACACATTACCTAATGGTGTTTTAGCAGGTTTTCCAGTGGTAGATGTAAAGGTAACTCTGCACTTTGGTTCATACCACGATGTGGATTCTAATGAGAACGCTTTTAAAATGGCGGCTTCAATGGCCTTTAAAGATGGTATGAGGAAAGCGAGCCCCGTATTACTTGAGCCTATGATGGCGGTGGAGGTAGAAACTCCTCCCGAGTTCATGGGTAATGTGGTGGGTGATTTGTCCTCACGTCGCGGTATGGTGCAAGGAATGGAAGATGTGGCTGGAGTTAAAGTCATTAAGGCTGAGGTGCCACTGGCTGAGATGTTTGGTTACTCCACGACTCTTCGTTCTGCAACCCAAGGACGGGCTACTTATACGATGGAATTTAAACATTATGCTGAAGCTCCACGAAACGTGGCTGAGGCGATTATTAACAAGAAGTAAAGTCATTTTTTAAGGGACGACATTCATGGCAAAAGGCAAGTTTGAACGTACGAAGCCACACGTAAACGTGGGGACGATTGGTCACGTGGATCATGGTAAGACGACTTTGACGGCGGCATTAACGATTGTGTTGTCGAAGAAGTACGGGGGTGAGGCGAAGAGTTACGATCAGATTGATTCAGCGCCAGAAGAGAAGGCCCGAGGTATTACGATTAACACGGCACACGTGGAGTATGAGACGGACCATCGTCATTATGCGCACGTAGACTGTCCTGGTCACGCGGATTATGTGAAGAACATGATTACTGGTGCGGCACAGATGGATGGAGCGATTTTAGTGGTGTCTGCTGCGGACGGTCCTATGCCACAGACCCGTGAGCACATATTGTTGGCACGTCAAGTTGGGGTGCCATATATTGTGGTGTTCATGAACAAAGCTGACATGGTAGACGATAAAGAGTTGCTTGAGTTGGTGGAGATGGAAGTTCGTGAACTGTTATCGAAATACAATTTTCCAGGTGATGATACGCCGATTGTGATTGGTAGTGCATTGAAGGCATTGGAAGGCGATCAGTCTGAGATTGGTGAACCGGCAATTTGGCGTTTAGCTGAGGCGTTGGATACATATATTCCTGAGCCTGAGCGTGCTATTGACGGTGCGTTTTTGATGCCGGTTGAGGATGTATTTTCTATTTCAGGTCGTGGTACGGTGGTGACTGGTCGTGTTGAGCGTGGTGTAGTTAAGGTAGGTGAAGAGCTTGAGATTGTGGGCTTGAAGGCTACTCAGAAGACGGTATGTACAGGTGTTGAGATGTTCCGCAAGTTGCTTGATCAAGGTCAGGCAGGTGATAACGTTGGGGTATTGTTACGTGGTACCAAGCGTGAGGATGTGGAGCGTGGTCAAGTATTGGCTAAGCCAGGTTCTATTACGCCACACACTAAGTTTACGGCTGAGATTTATGTATTATCAAAAGATGAAGGGGGTCGTCATACGCCGTTCTTCCAAGGATATCGTCCACAGTTTTATTTCCGTACTACGGATGTGACGGGAGCCATTGAGTTGCCAGAAGGAACCGAGATGGTGATGCCTG from the Ferrovum sp. JA12 genome contains:
- the tuf gene encoding elongation factor Tu, with the translated sequence MAKGKFERTKPHVNVGTIGHVDHGKTTLTAALTIVLSKKYGGEAKSYDQIDSAPEEKARGITINTAHVEYETDHRHYAHVDCPGHADYVKNMITGAAQMDGAILVVSAADGPMPQTREHILLARQVGVPYIVVFMNKADMVDDKELLELVEMEVRELLSKYNFPGDDTPIVIGSALKALEGDQSEIGEPAIWRLAEALDTYIPEPERAIDGAFLMPVEDVFSISGRGTVVTGRVERGVVKVGEELEIVGLKATQKTVCTGVEMFRKLLDQGQAGDNVGVLLRGTKREDVERGQVLAKPGSITPHTKFTAEIYVLSKDEGGRHTPFFQGYRPQFYFRTTDVTGAIELPEGTEMVMPGDNVSVTVTLIAPIAMEEGLRFAIREGGRTVGAGVVAKVIE
- the fusA gene encoding elongation factor G — its product is MARKTPIERYRNIGISAHIDAGKTTTTERILFYTGVSHKIGEVHDGAATMDWMEQEQERGITITSAATTCFWRGMEGKFPEHRINIIDTPGHVDFTIEVERSMRVLDGACMVYDSVGGVQPQSETVWRQANKYGVPRLAFVNKMDRVGADFFKVYNQIRERLRGNPVPVQVPIGAEDKFAGVVDLVRMKAILWDEASQGMKFEFLEIPADLQEVAQEWREKMVEAAAEASEELMNKYLESGELTEEEIRLGIRTRAIAGEIVPMLCGSAFKNKGVQAMLDAVVEYLPSPIDIPPVDGELENGQMGERKASDDEPFSGLAFKIMTDPFVGQLIFFRVYSGVINSGDTIYNPIKGRKERVGRILQMHANQREEIKEVRAGDIAAAVGLKEATTGDTLCDPQHVITLEKMIFPEPVISQAVEPKTKADQEKMGIALNRLAQEDPSFRVHTDEESGQTIISGMGELHLEIIVDRMRREFGVEAGVGKPQVAYRETIRSKVDNAEGKFIKQSGGRGQYGHVVLKVEPNEAGKGFEFVDAIKGGVVPREFIPAVEKGLVDTLPNGVLAGFPVVDVKVTLHFGSYHDVDSNENAFKMAASMAFKDGMRKASPVLLEPMMAVEVETPPEFMGNVVGDLSSRRGMVQGMEDVAGVKVIKAEVPLAEMFGYSTTLRSATQGRATYTMEFKHYAEAPRNVAEAIINKK
- the rpsG gene encoding 30S ribosomal protein S7; its protein translation is MPRRREVPKREVLPDPKYGNTDISKFVNVIMDSGKKSVAEQIVYRAMAAISTKSGKDPLEVFVTALNNAKPIVEVKSRRVGGANYQVPVEVRASRRTALAMRWLREAARKRSEKSMGLRLAGELIDAAEGRGGAIKKREEVHRMAEANKAFAHYRF